In Longimicrobium sp., a single genomic region encodes these proteins:
- a CDS encoding MHYT domain-containing protein has protein sequence MTGSYNATLVVASVLIAIIASYVTLALAARVTASSGRFRTAWLVGGSVPLGLGIWSMHFVGMLAFRLPDVPMAYAVPTVVLSAVVPILASALALYMVSRPEIRAPRLAAAGVLMGAAFAGMHYLGMAALRADAHVSYRPALVAASIAIALGASLAALWISARFRSDESPRGRRWKAAAAVAMGLAIAGMHYTAMAAARFTRGDPRLVVSQDSVLRTEGLAGGIAVATLALLGITLLGALVDRRTHARSAETEALRRSEDRFRSLVLASAQIVFTTDARGQIVAEQPEWGTFTGTRFDEYRGMGWLRSVHPDERERVAHAWRGAVERRTMVEDELRLCTTGGGWRHMAVRAVPVLEPGGRVREWVGACTDVTERRKTELARDFLAEASRVLASSLDYQTTLGSVARLAVPRLADWCAVDVLDADGKVERVAVEHTDPEKVALVHRLQERYPSDPAAPRGLAQVIRTGEPEMVSEIHEELLVQAARDPEHLRTIRELGLRSYIVVPLVAREKTLGAITLVHAESGRAYDERDLALAEELARRAAVAIDNARLFAETEESRARLEQQAAELEEAQGAMEAAHDELRRANEELLERTAEAEKAREAADEANAAKSAFLATMSHELRTPLNAIAGYAQLLEMGIHGPLSEEQREYIDKIRRNQTHLLGLINDVLNFAKIEAGQVQYDIGEVPVDESLAAIEALIEPQVRARRHAYTYRRGDPAVTVRADRERMEQVVLNLLTNAVKFTEPGGRIVLEWEAADGRVHVRVRDTGRGIPADRLGSIFEPFVQVDPALTRSSEGTGLGLAISRDLARAMGGDLTVESREGAGSTFTLTLPQGRPRAASRVA, from the coding sequence ATGACCGGCAGCTACAACGCCACGCTCGTCGTGGCCTCCGTCCTCATCGCGATCATCGCGAGCTACGTGACGCTGGCGCTCGCCGCGCGCGTGACGGCCTCCAGCGGCCGCTTCCGCACCGCGTGGCTGGTGGGCGGGAGCGTGCCGCTGGGGCTGGGGATCTGGAGCATGCACTTCGTGGGGATGCTGGCCTTCCGGCTCCCCGACGTGCCGATGGCGTACGCGGTGCCCACGGTGGTCCTCTCCGCCGTGGTCCCCATCCTGGCCTCGGCGCTCGCGCTGTACATGGTGAGCCGCCCCGAGATCCGCGCCCCCCGGCTGGCCGCGGCCGGCGTGCTGATGGGCGCGGCCTTCGCCGGGATGCACTACCTGGGGATGGCGGCGCTGCGCGCCGACGCGCACGTCTCCTACCGCCCCGCCCTGGTCGCCGCCTCCATCGCCATCGCCCTGGGCGCCTCGCTCGCCGCGCTCTGGATCTCGGCGCGCTTCCGCAGCGACGAGAGCCCGCGCGGCCGGCGCTGGAAGGCCGCGGCCGCCGTGGCGATGGGCCTGGCCATCGCCGGGATGCACTACACCGCCATGGCCGCCGCGCGCTTCACCCGCGGCGACCCGCGGCTCGTGGTGTCGCAGGACTCCGTGCTGCGCACCGAAGGCCTCGCCGGCGGCATCGCCGTGGCCACGCTGGCGCTGCTGGGGATCACCCTGCTGGGCGCGCTGGTGGACCGCCGCACCCACGCCCGCTCCGCCGAGACCGAGGCCCTGCGCCGCAGCGAAGACCGCTTCCGCTCGCTGGTGCTGGCCAGCGCGCAGATCGTCTTCACCACCGACGCCCGGGGGCAGATCGTCGCCGAGCAGCCCGAGTGGGGCACCTTCACCGGCACGCGCTTCGACGAGTACCGGGGGATGGGGTGGCTGCGCTCCGTGCACCCCGACGAGCGCGAGCGCGTGGCCCACGCCTGGCGCGGCGCGGTGGAGCGCCGGACCATGGTCGAAGACGAGCTGCGCCTCTGCACCACGGGCGGCGGGTGGCGCCACATGGCCGTGCGCGCCGTCCCCGTGCTCGAGCCGGGCGGCCGGGTGCGCGAGTGGGTGGGCGCCTGCACCGACGTCACCGAGCGCCGGAAGACCGAGCTGGCCAGGGACTTCCTGGCCGAGGCCAGCCGCGTGCTCGCCTCCTCGCTCGACTACCAGACCACGCTCGGCAGCGTGGCCCGCCTGGCCGTCCCGCGTCTGGCCGACTGGTGCGCCGTCGACGTGCTGGACGCCGACGGGAAGGTGGAGCGCGTGGCGGTGGAGCACACCGACCCCGAGAAGGTCGCGCTGGTCCACCGCCTCCAGGAGCGCTACCCGTCGGACCCCGCCGCCCCGCGCGGGCTCGCGCAGGTGATCCGCACCGGCGAGCCCGAGATGGTGTCCGAGATCCACGAAGAACTGCTCGTGCAGGCGGCCAGGGACCCAGAGCACCTGCGCACGATCCGCGAGCTGGGGCTGCGCTCGTACATCGTGGTCCCCCTGGTGGCCCGCGAGAAGACGCTGGGCGCCATCACCCTGGTGCACGCCGAGAGCGGGCGCGCCTACGACGAGCGGGACCTGGCGCTGGCCGAGGAGCTGGCCCGCCGCGCCGCCGTCGCCATCGACAACGCCCGCCTCTTCGCCGAGACCGAGGAGTCGCGCGCCCGGCTCGAGCAGCAGGCCGCCGAGCTCGAGGAGGCGCAGGGCGCCATGGAGGCGGCGCACGACGAGCTCCGGCGGGCCAACGAAGAGCTCCTGGAGCGCACCGCCGAGGCCGAGAAGGCCCGCGAGGCCGCCGACGAGGCCAACGCCGCCAAGAGCGCCTTCCTGGCCACCATGAGCCACGAGCTGCGCACGCCGCTGAACGCCATCGCCGGCTACGCGCAGCTCCTGGAGATGGGGATCCACGGCCCTCTGAGCGAGGAGCAGCGCGAGTACATCGACAAGATCCGCCGCAACCAGACGCACCTGCTGGGGCTCATCAACGACGTGCTGAACTTCGCCAAGATCGAGGCCGGCCAGGTGCAGTACGACATCGGCGAAGTGCCGGTCGACGAGTCGCTGGCGGCGATCGAGGCGCTCATCGAGCCGCAGGTGCGCGCCCGGCGCCACGCCTACACCTACCGCCGCGGCGACCCGGCCGTCACCGTGCGCGCCGACCGCGAGCGGATGGAGCAGGTGGTGCTGAACCTGCTCACCAACGCCGTCAAGTTCACCGAGCCGGGCGGCCGCATCGTGCTGGAGTGGGAGGCGGCGGACGGCCGCGTGCACGTGCGCGTGCGCGACACCGGCCGGGGCATCCCCGCCGACCGGCTGGGCAGCATCTTCGAGCCGTTCGTGCAGGTGGACCCGGCGCTCACCCGCTCCAGCGAGGGCACGGGGCTGGGCCTGGCCATCAGCCGCGACCTGGCGCGCGCCATGGGCGGCGACCTCACGGTGGAGAGCCGCGAGGGGGCGGGCTCCACCTTCACGCTCACGCTCCCGCAGGGCCGCCCCCGCGCCGCCTCGCGCGTCGCCTGA